ATTTACAGAGAAGCACGAGCAGCAGGGTATCTATCCTTCTTATCACCAACCGGATGCTAAACATGTTGTATATCTTACAAAATGaaagttttgcatttgctgAAACATATAATTGAAAAGCTCTCAAAAATTGCTGACAGTGCACTGTAGTTAACggtgtttttttaaattttttttttttacttttatataacATGTCTGTTaccttaaaattaaaatgctgatTGATATCAGACAATATGGGATACTTAAAAAGGTCGAAAACAGACTTGTTTAAATTCCAACAGTTTTAACGGTCGAACTAAAACGGGTTAAATCATTGCTAAAATAGAATTTTACACCTAGTAAGTACACAAAATATGGATGGTGTCATTGCTAAAAAGGAAATGTTACGTGTTTGAATACAAAATCTACGATTTGTCACCGGTAACATCCATATACGAAAAAATAGTTGCTCTCCAAGCTTCGTTGGCCATCATTTTTATAGCAAACATGTAGTTACCCGTGGGAACCGGAAAAAGGGAGAACATCTTCTCATTCAAAACGAAATTCTTCAGTATAATGTCGTGCTGTTGGGTAAAGAACAATTAGAAAACCATTAAATGAGCTATTTCGAAGCAAACTCACGTTGATCGGACACGAGTGATTGGCATTGGAGTAGGGCCTAATTTCCCTAAAAAAGTAGAAGAATACATTTGACGGATTCGGGTGCTTTAAAATGTGACAGAAATTCACGGTGGTATTAAATAGATATGGATGGTAGCCGGATAATTTTTTCCACACACTGAAATTAACTTGCACCGTCTTCACGGGCagcacttttaatttcaagTAAACGTTAGCTCCGATAATGCCTCGACCCAGGACTTTCAATCGACACTCTTTTACTTCAACAAAGGATTCATCCTGAACTTCGCACTTCATGTTTGTGTGGCGAGTTGTGATCAATCCGTGTACCAGAGCACCGAAAATCCACATCCGAGCAACCATAAGTGGGATGTTCATATCGTTGAAGTTCACAATGTACTAAATGCAAAAACTGCTGTCGTCGGATGCTTAAGTATTTAAACCTATCATCAAAAAGCAATTAGTATTACTAGCTTAAACACAAGCTTTTAAAATCGGGCGGCAAAATGGTGCTTACTTTCGcatttctattttaatttacCAAATTATTGGGAGATTATCTGGATGATTAACCTTTTAAgaatctttaaaaataataatttatatgattcaaattaaacttttcactttttgcaaCTCCTATGTTGATAACGGTATTTCAAATACCGATTGAAACCATCTTAGCCGTGTTTCAGTTCGTTTAGCGCAGTTCGCCACCCTAATCATAAAGCACTGCTTGCACCGGAGACTTAATATAATGATATAGAATTATTTCATTCTTGTCTAGTCCTTCTCTTTTGCATATATTAAGCATTTTGAACTGGTGGAGCTCATTTTAAGCCTAGATTAAAAGTTGCCGCTTAAAGCGTAGTGATAAAGAGTAATCGGTTATCGATAGCGAACGCATTTTTGAGCTCGGCAGAACTGCAGGATTTTTTAGTACATTCAGTTGCGCATTTGGGGGATTTTCATTGTAACAGCAGCAAACACCCTGCgcgtttcgattcgattggTTCTTGAAATGGTAAAATGCGGCTGGGCCGTCgaaaaaattgagaaaaataAATCGCGTCGAGTGTCGGACGCGAACGGAATCGCCGTGAAAATACCGAATTaattgtgagtgtgtgttcgAAACATTCGCCCGAAAAGGATCTGAAGGGAAAACGCAGCGCAAGACATCCTTGCCCACGCAGGATAGCTGTGTGAAGCAAACGCGGCGATAGGCTAAGAAGGAGGGGGGAGCACAAACAGGAtaagcagcagcaccagcagaagaagaagcagaaggcGGAGCCGCATCTGCCGcagtcaaaacaagagagGAAATGCAACAAAAGCGAGATACAAGTGCATTCAGCTGGGGcaaatgtgaaatgtgaaCGATGTTGCAACGTCGCGCCGCTTGCATCGCCAAGTAAAAGCATAATCAGAAGCAGAGgcagaagcaaaagaaaagcaaaaccaaagcaaagccagaacaaacaaaatacacaaaGTGAGAGAGaggcgagaaagagagagggagtgTTTGGTGTATCTGTGTGCAGTGCGTTCGCGTGTGCgtttctgtgtgtgcgtgtgtgttcgTGTTACTTTGCTCACAACAAATTATCGTTTAATTTGCTTCGAttttgcaacaacaacaagcagtgcGAAAGGGGATGTCCTttccaccaccgccaccagcaCTTTCACCACCCCCTGCTCCCTAAGGTCATAGGTCACCAGCCAGGAGGTGAGTAAATCCAGTCGTTTGAATTCTTCACTCAAAACACACTTGCACCTAATGATAACGAACTAAAGAGTTGACCTCGCTGCAAGTCGCGTAGGAAACGAATGCCAAATTTAgccaaaattataaaacacgTTTGCCAaccccagcagcagcagcagcgaaaacaacaacaagaacccATGTCCAATTAAAGTTGCAGTagggaaaaaagaaatggtAGAAAAAACCGGCATGCCGGCTGCTGCAATTCAGAGCTGCTCACAGTTAAACGAGCCAAGTaacagcagaaacaacaaaatccACGCACCAGCCACAGTGGAACCTCACAATGAAGGGCATTGAAGTTGACTGTTCAATTTTAGATTGCATCCATAAGATACTTTCTTGGATTTTTAGACCATTATGGGGGGTAAAGACACCTTGTGAAAAAAATTGGTATTTAAATTAGTAAATAAGTTCTCCGTATTCGAAAACTATTTCTGAGTCCTTAACCTGGTTAAATCAGATTACATTTCTTGTTCTGTCTCAAAACATCTCGGGTTACAGAGGTACCACTGTACAAAGGGCACACAAATCGCGTAAGTGTTGGTGCCCCTttgtgggtgtgagtgtgttttgGTTAGCAATACTACACCAAATCGCGGCgcactttaaatattttacccAACTACACAGAGAATTGTGCTTGGGCTGCGGTTTTTTCTGCGCCGCCAActttttgaaatgaaaataatcataatcaaGGGCTGGGCGCAGAAGTGGGAGGCTTTCAACAATGCCACACCCACTCGAATCCCCCAGCACTCGAGTCCCCCCCTACCAGCACtaacttgttttatttttctctggAAAGCCAGAATGTATGAATGAGTTAATCAGAAAGCAGAGGCAAAGCGCCAAAAGGCAACAGTCAGCAGACGCATCGTCTGCCCAGCTCActggttgccattgccatcgccatcatcaacaaacaaccaaacaacacacaaaacgcaaaaaacAATTGCACTAAAGTTTCACTAGAATCTGCAATGAATCAGAAGGGAAAACCAGAGAAAGGGGCCAGCTGAAAGTGCTGGCCGTAAACTTAATACCCTTTTTAGTTCGAagttatataaattattattaaagtatCCTAAAGATGAcataacaaacaaattgtaCAGAGAATTGTAAGATATCCAAGTTAATGGAAATCTATAAAGAAAGGGAAGTAACAAATTAGAAGCAGGTAGTTTTAAAGCATTTAGGCAGACCATGTCCAGAGAGTTAACTATTGTGTCAAGCCAGTGCGTTCCAGCCAAGTGACCCATTTGATTCGGAGTGTATCAAATGCCATGACAAAGATCCCGACGATGAGTCTGCTATAAATTGCGATGGCATTCTGCGCTTAAcgggttttttgtttgttacaTTTTTCGACATTTGCGCCATTGACGTAATTGTCAGACTCGGCCCAGACACACTACTCAACTGAACCGTCAGCAGTCAGTCTGACACCGCCACTCCAGAGATCCCCAACTGCAGTATAACCATTCGCAAAGTTCCCAGCTCCATGGCCATTTGAATAcccatttccatctccatctccctACATctccattgccatttccatttggaaGCGTCGCTCCCGTCTGCGCCTTTTTCAAGCTCAAGAGCAACGTCGGCTTTGCCTTGGTCTTTTcatgaatttgcatttgcggCGGCCCGGGAAAATACTCGTATTTTCACCGGgtatttttcataattttctgcTCGCGCTCTCCGATTTTTCCAgcacatttttatacccgttactcgtagagtaaaagggtatactagattcgttgaaaagtatgtaacaggcagaaggaagcgtttccgaccatataaagtatatatattcttgatcaggatcaatagccgagtcgatttggccatgtccgtctgtccgtccgtctgtccgtctgtccgtctgtccgtctgtccgtctgtccgtccgtctgtctgtccgtatgaacgtcgagatctcaggaactacaaaagctagaaagttgagactaagcacacagactccagagacatagacgcagcgcaagtttgccgattcatgttgccacgcccactctaacgcccacaaaccgcccaaaactgccacgcccacacttttgaaaaatgtttaaatattttttcatttttgtattggtcttgaaaatttctatcgacttgcaaaaaatctttttgccacgcccactcttacgcccacaaaccgcccaaagctgccacgcccacacttttgaaaaattttttgatattttttcatttttgtattagtcttgtaaatttctatcttttcgccaaaaaactttttgccacgcccactctaacgcccacaaaccgccaaaaactgtccttcgcacttacactagctgagtaacgggtatcagatagtcggggaactcgactatagcgttctctcttgtttccTTTTGACTCGCCCGGTCCGCTGCACGGTTCGTTGCACTTTTGTCAAGcatttggcaaaagttttcggCTGAATTTTTGGGTTATTGTCGGAATTGCACAGAAGTAATGAATGGTCTGATAAATACTGGAATACTGGATGCCTAGTAAACCCAACAGACCAAACAGCGCACCAAACCACCGCTGACTGCCAATTTGGGCGGACCacaagcaattaaaatttaatttgcccaAAACCTCCAGATAttcgtatgtatgtatgaagCAGCAAGCACATAAACCGCagtattaaaatttaacaacGCAGCAGGTCCTGCGGCCAAATTGCCTACTGACTGAGGCCACTTTAGAGCCCAACACTTTggatcccagatcccagatccccgttcccagttcccagttcccagcacaaattaattgaattgagACACATTTGCGAGTGGCCGCAGAAAAGAGAAATTATTTCGGTAACGATTCCTGTGGGCGGCTGGCACatcaaatacatttataattttattaggAGACTTTTTCCCATTTGGCAGAATGACGGGGAAATGGAAGGTCCTTGGCAGTTAATGTTCCGAGCTCACGCAGTCCATGACAAGCGCAGGGGATGCACTGAGAACAATATTTGATTCTGgctaaaaagaaatttatttatttatttattatttgaagcTTGTGATAATTAGGTTTCTTAAATGCCTGACTGTTATGTTTAACTTCATAAAGAGCAATAAAATGGATACAAGTTAAGGGCTTGTTTCTCTAAGTGTACGGTCAAGTCGGACTGAGTCATTTTCATTCAAAGTGAGATGCGCTGCGGAGTGTGAAGCGCCTTCAACTATCGGCCATAAAACTGTTTGTGTTTGACTGTCGCGCAACCTTGTAGCCGAGTGTATTGTTTATGTGTCGGCAACACGCTGTGGTTCCGGCAAATCGCATATTGCAAATCCCGCTCATCCTCGGCTCTTGTCCCActgtgcgggtgtgtgtgctAATGACGCCGCACTTAACCCATGTTACCCGAAAACGGGCGTGTCCAATTCCGCTCGGCAGGTAGTCGTAGCCGTAGGGTCACAGAGTATCTCGATTTTTATGAGCACTTGACAACTCTATAAACAAAGAACGCTTATCACCACCAGAACACCTACTCGACCCTTTAATCtagcataaatatatatatgtatcttgTTTCACAAAGTCTAGCACTTGAGCCGCAATTTTCACACGGCTTTAATGCTCGGTTTAATGGCTGATATGCCAGCTAGATAGCTTTAAGCCCATTCCAAGTCGCATTGCTCCCTGGATTCCCTCCAGACAGTGGCCCCTGGCCAAACAAGGGCCAGGAGAAATATGGAATATGGCGAAATGAAGGCAGCATtgcgaaaagaaaaactgGCAAAAGATGAAAAACTTACGAAGTAACTTTTCGCTTTGCGGAGAGCAGCATTCACAGGCTGTTCCAAACACAAACCGTAGATTTGTGtgggtttttgtgtgtttctgtgCCTCCTCAAGATCTCCAAGTTGCATGTTGTCAAAATTGCTTTGACGTTTTATTAGTTTTCAACTGGCCCCCGAGCAGCCGCACTCTAACAAACCGACAACATCATCATCtccatcgtcatcgtcatctgGTGgcatggcaaacaaaaagcaaaaaataatgaaaaaaaaaataacacaaaatcGACGGAAAATTTACATAAGAAACGTTGAAGGATGCTCCACGGACCGGGCACACTTCACTCTAGCCGGCgctaaaaataacaaaaaagcaaactcCCAATGCGCTGACCAAAGCGAAATGAATACTCTGTAGGAAATAGCAATGCGACTCCGTCTACGAGCACATTTGAAAATAGTTTGCGGCATGTCAAAAAGCCAGTGACCGCATTAAATTTTCTCCTCTCCAATAAACGaatttttttatcttttttttttggaaggCATCCAGGGGCCCAGCGAAAAGCCGCAGCCGCTTGAATTTGATCGGGCAGCCAGCTGAGACCCCTGAGATTTACGTTCTCATCCAGCAATTCGTACactttattttccttttttttttggggaagAACGATGCTCGCGTGCAGTTTGTTTTCCCAGGGCAGCAGCAGATTTGGTCATTGATTAATCACACGGAATGAGAATTTATTGAGGAAATCAAACGATCAAAAGCGTCTGAGAATTAAACGGATTGCGAAGAGCTGCTAAAGTTAGTCATTACAATaatattgcattaattatCTGACTTTGGGGGATCTGGGGTTGAAGCTAAAACTGATTTGACAGCCGAATAAATTTGTACAAGATTATTTATAGCTCTTACTAATCCTCAGAGTTTCGTTTTGTTGCTATTTTAGTCAGGTCCCTTCAAATATCTTGACTCTTAGGATTAACTGCAGCAAAACCCTTTGATTAAAAGCTGAAAAGTACATTAATTATTGAACACTTATAATGTCTAATGCTATGAAATAGATCCACACTTATCCCATGCTCTGTATAAAGTAAAGGGCATCTAAGCTTCGGCACTTTCCGTTTATTTTGGTGCAACAAATGGAGCACACGGCGCAACTCCCAAAAATGAGATTTGTGCACACGGCTATTTTTGTGGCCATTGCAGCCGGGCAGGgaaataaatcgaaaaaaaacccatGACAAATAGTTCAAAGGCCCAACTCGTTGAGAGATATTTTTTCCGGCGTCAAGTGTGTGCAGCTTGTTATTTTTGGCCCAAACGCGAACGCTGGACCGGACTCAACGCACCCAAGGGGGAAAGACACTGACTGCACATGACAGAGGGAATAATTAATTCATTGCATTGGCCAAACGGTTTTCGGTCGGCTCAACGCTCGGTTCAGCTTGGATCACCCTCAACCCAGCAGCTCACCTCTGAAATGGGTCAGCAATTGTAATTGTAAGCCGGCAGGCGGTTTcctggcttttgttgttgacATGACGATCATGAGATTATTGCGACGACGCCCATGTTGCGTCACAATTGCCACGCCCATGGCGTTAGTTGCCCT
This genomic stretch from Drosophila yakuba strain Tai18E2 chromosome 3R, Prin_Dyak_Tai18E2_2.1, whole genome shotgun sequence harbors:
- the LOC120321802 gene encoding uncharacterized protein LOC120321802, with the protein product MNIPLMVARMWIFGALVHGLITTRHTNMKCEVQDESFVEVKECRLKVLGRGIIGANVYLKLKVLPVKTVQVNFSVWKKLSGYHPYLFNTTVNFCHILKHPNPSNVFFYFFREIRPYSNANHSCPINHDIILKNFVLNEKMFSLFPVPTGNYMFAIKMMANEAWRATIFSYMDVTGDKS